Within Epilithonimonas zeae, the genomic segment GGGATGACTTTCGGCGTAAAACTGAAATTATCTGCCGACACACAAAGTATGATGATTCCGAAAGGGAATTTCTACAAAGACACGAACGGGAAATGGATTTTTGTAGTGAAAAATAACAAAGCCGAAAAGCGAAACATCAGTCTCGGAAGAGAAAATCCTCTGTATTATGAAGTGGTTTCCGGACTGAAGCAAGGCGAGTCTGTCATTACTTCGGATTATTCTGAATTGAAAAAATATGAATTATTAGATATTCAAAAATAACAGTCAGAGCCTGATTATTAAATAAAACTAAAAAAATATAACGATGCAAAAACTATTATTACTATTAATAACAATGATTATCGGACTCTTTTTGTCCACAACAACATTGAAAGGAAATTATTTTTCGAATGGGATTCAGAAATCAGAAACAAAGACTTTTAATTTGAGTTCATTCAATGCTGTGAAAACTTCCCAGGCAATCGAAGTGGAAATTATAAAATCAGACGAAGAAAAAGCGGTTGCGACAAGCACGCATTTGTCAGAACTTAAAATCGAAGTGAAAAATAAAACGCTTTACATCCAATACAGACCTAATGTTTCGCTTCAGAATGCCGATACAAAAGTGGTTGTTTACGCAAAAGAGCTTGTAAAAGCAGAAGCCGGAAATGCCTCTTCTATAAAAGTGAAAAGTGTTTTTGAAACTGCTGAACAAACTTTTGAAAGCAATGGAAGCGGAAGAATTGTTGCAGATTCTAAAGCTTCGGTTGTTAATATCAATACCGATAGTGCAGGTGGATTTTCAGGAAAAATCAATACGAAAAATCTGAATGTTGATGCTAATTCTGCAAGTTCGGTAAAAATCAGCGGTTCTGCAGATAATGCGAAAATCAATGTGGATAGTGCAAGTTCTGTAGATGCCAAAAATATGAATATTCAAACTGCAAAAGCAACTGCAAGTGCGACATCATCGATAACTTTGAGTGTTTCAAAAGAATTAACCGCTTCTGCAAGTTCATTAGCTAAAATCAGATATAAAACATTGTCAGGAATTAAATTCTCTGCAAGCAGAAGTTCTGGAGGAACAATCGATTCAATTTAAAATAATAAACTATAAACCTAGAAAACTCAGATTAAATGAAGACCTTAAAGATGATTAATAAAAGCATTTTGACTTTGATGATGTTTTTATTGGCGGCAAATCTGAAATCTCAATCAAAAGTGGATGTGGAATTCAACCCAAATATTGCCACATATTCCATTGTCGAATATCTTGTAGCGAAGCATCAGGGAAGGCTTTTCTACATCGACGGGAAAGCGGACATCAGTCATTTACCTTTGGCAGATTTGGCGAACAGGGAAATGGAAAAATATGATAATTCGAAAATCATCAAAGCGATGCAGGATTATCTGCAGGTTGCCGGCCAGCAACAGGATTTGACTTATCAGGTTTTACTGAAGCACAATATTTTTCCTGCAAAAGGTTATGCTTACCAGATTGAGGAAAATGATAGTGCAAAGAAAGAAGCAGTGGAAAAATTCGCTGAACAGTTGAGAGAGTTTTATATCGAAAGAAATCTGGGAAAATTCTTCAAAGACCAGAGTCATTTTTTAGAAGGTGCAAAGAAAGAGGTCAGAAAAAATATTCCGGCTGGCTATATGGCTAAAATGGAGCAATATTATGGTGAGAAGTTTCTGGCTTACAGATTCTGGATTAATCCGTTGGATATTATGCCTAACATTTCGGTCTTCTGGCACGGCAACGGCCCAATGATTAAGTCTGACAAAGGGCAGATTGCCAATATGATCAGCAGTCCTTATCTTCCGCTGGAAAAGAAAAATAATATCAGGGATTATAAAGAATTTGGTTTCGATCATCCGGAAACGCTCAACTTTTTAATCACGCACGAGTTCGGTCATTCGTTTGTCAACCAGCATTTGGGCTCATATGAAGACAGGATTAACAAGAGCAGTAATCTGATGTCTGAGGCTCTTGTTGATAAGATGGCGATGCACGGTTATTCTTACTGGCCGTCTTGTGTTGCCGAGCATATCGTAAGAACAGGAGAAATCCGAATTGCGTTGGCTGATGGCAATCAGAAATTGGCTGAAAATTTACGAAAACAACATATGAATGACTATTCTTTTGTTCTGATTCCGGAATTTGAAAAGAAAATGGAAGTATATGAAAACAACAGGAAAAAATATCAATCGTTTAAAGAATTTGTTCCTGAATTACTAAATGTTTTGGATGAAACCAGTGTCGAAAAAGTGAGAACAAAATTGGGTTTATCTAATGTAAAATACGAAGTGAATTTAACGGTAAATGTTCCCGAAAACAGCGGTGATGTTTATATTACAGGTAATCAGTCAAGCATCGGGAATTGGAATCCTAACGTCATTAAACTTAATAAAACCGGTGAAACAACCAGACAAATTACATTCAAAACTTACCCTGATTTGAAATTCAAATTAACCAAAGGAAGCTGGGAAACGGAAGGGGAAATCGACGTAATCGAAGAAGGGAAAGATGTTTCTTTGTCACTGGATAAAAATACAAGTCTGAATTACACGGTGAAAAACTGGAAACAATAATTAAACAATCAATAAACTAAAATGCAAAATCGATTATTGTTTTTAATTACAGTCATTATAGGTCTTTTTGTTAAAGGGCAAAGTATTGATTTTAAATGGGAAAAAGATTCTATTAACGGGAAATTGGTTGATAAAATCGCAATGAGCGTGCCTTTCACTATCGAAAACAAAACGTATCGGTTTCAATTTGATTTAGGCGCCAATACGACTTTAATCTATGATAAATGTTTTGAAAAAACAGAGTTCATTAAAAATAAGAAAGTAGAAGAAGCAATGGAAGCAGCCGGACACAAAGTTTTCACTGTCGATCATCAGAATTTCAGTGTTGGAAAATTAAAAATTGAGAATTATAAACTTAACGGGCTTTTGAACTTCGAACAGGAGGAAGCTTGCGGTGTTGTAGGAGCAGATTTGTTTCAAAATAAATATCTGATTATTGATTTTCCTAACCAAAAAATAACTGTAAGTGAACAATTAAAAACCACTAAAAAAATTGATCTTGTTGACATCAAGATTATCAATAACAAACCGATTCTTCCGGTAGAGATTGATGGCAAAGTGTATCATTTTCAGTATGATACGGGCGCAAGTATTTTTCCAATAGTTTCTTATAAAAAGAATTTTCAAGACTTAATTGATTCATCCAAAATTATTGAAAACTTTAATATCAGAAATTTTAATAATCCTCTGGTTGTAAAAGCAATAGAAACCAATAAAAATGTGATCATCGGAAAATCGTCATTCAGTACCAAAGAGTTTTGGTTTACAGACGAAGATTACTTTTCCTTTGAACAACAGGGGCTCGACGGAGTAATGGGAAATGTTTTTTTCCTCGACAAAACAATAGTCATTGACTTTAAAAATAAAAAATTCGGAATCATAATTTAAAAAAATATACTACAATGATAAACATTCAAAACCTTTCAAAAGTCTATAAAACTGAAGATGTCCAAACCAATGCGCTTAACAATGTAAGCCTGCAAATCAAAGAAGGCGAATTCGTTGCGATAATGGGACCTTCCGGTTGTGGAAAATCCACTTTTCTTAATATTCTTGGACTTTTGGACAGCGCTTCTTCAGGTTCTTACCAATTTGAATCGGTTGAAACTATTGGAACATCTGAAAAGAAAAAATCAGAGATCAGAAAGAAAAATATCGGTTTCATTTTCCAGAATTTTAATCTGATTGATGAATTGACAGTTTACGAAAACATTGAATTGCCATTAATTTACAACGGTGTTTCTTCCTCGGAAAGAAAAAGAAGAGTGGAAGAGATTATGGAGAAAATCAATATCGCTCACAGGGCAAAACATTATCCACAGCAGCTTTCCGGAGGTCAACAACAGAGAGCAGCGGTTGCAAGAGCTTTGGTAACAAGACCAAAATTAATTTTGGCCGATGAGCCAACCGGAAACCTCGACAGCTCCAATGGAAATGAAGTAATGAATCTCCTTGCAGAACTCCATAGAGAAGGTTCTACGATTGCAATGGTAACGCACTCGTCTTACGATGCAGGTTACGCTTCCAGAATCGTGAATATGAAAGACGGCGAGATTTTCTCCGAAGAACACTCTTCGCAGAGAAAAGATGTTTTCGAAAAAGCAGACGCAAAAAACTTCGAATAATTGTTAAATAAGGATGTCTGATGATGGATGTTAGGTGAAAAATTTCCGACATCCAGCATCCTTCCTGCAACAAAAAAATAATTATGTTTAAAAATTGGCTCAAAATTGCCTTCATCAATTATAAAAAGAACTGGTTGTCTACCATCATTAATTTGTTTGGTTTAACCATCGGTTTGACAGGATTTATGCTCATCCTAATGCACTGGAATGACGAAGAATCCTTTGAAAAATGGAATCCGAAAAAGGATGACATCTATTATTTCCAGACTTATTACAAAAAAGATAATGTTTATGGAGGTGCTATCTCAATTCCTTTGGCAGAAAATGCATTAAAACGAATCTCGGAAATCGAAGATTATGTTTTGATGAACGGTTCTGATATGTCCTACAAAATGACCACCAAACATACGACGGCTTATCAGAAAGGCGGGATGTCGGTCACAGAGAATTTTTTCAACTTGTTCCCATTCAAATTAGTTGCCGGGAGCTATAAAGACGTTCTCAAAAATGATAACAACATTGCTATTTCTAATGTTGTGGCAAAGAATCTTTTCGGAAAAACGGATGTCGCAGGCGAAACGATAAAAATTAATACAACAGATTATATTGTTACTGCAGTCTATGAACTGCCGACCGGAAACAGCCAGATGAAGCCTGATTTTGTTTATAAACCTGCTGAGCAAATCAAAAATGATAAAGAAGCTTGGGGAAACTTCAATTATGCCAGCTTTTTTTTACTGAAAAAAGGCGCTGATCCAAGAAGCTTTGAGAAAAAATTCCTGGATATTATTATGCTTCGGGCAAAAATAAACTCTAAAGGTTCCGGAATGACACCTCAGCAGTTTATTGATACTTACGGACCGACAGATACATTGCTAACTCCGCTTGATAAGATAAAACTGCATTCAGAATCTACCTGGTTCGGGAAACCGGATTTCAAATCGTTGATGATTCTGTTTACTTTATCTGTTCTGATTGTAATTTTATCGGCCATTAATTTTATTAACCTTAAAACAGCGCAGGCTTCACAGCGAGCGAAAGAAATTGGGGTTAGAAAAGCGATTGGAAGTACAAAATCCAGTCTGGTTCTGCAGTTTTTGATGGAAACTTTCCTGATTTGTTTTGCATCTTATCTTTTATCATTAGCGCTCACAGAAATTCTTTTGCCAAGTCTTAATAAGTTTTATAATAAGGAAATTGTGATGAACGACTGGCATATTTACTTCTATTCATTGGTGATGGTTGTTTTGGTTACGATAATTTCCGGTCTTATTCCTGCTTTATATTTATCCAATTTCAAAGCCATAGAAACCCTGAAAGGAAACTTTGCAAGAAGCAGAAACGGTGTTTGGCTCAGAAACGGAATTCTGACTTTGCAATTAATCATTTCGTCATTCTTTATCATCGGTGGATTGATTGTCAACCAGCAGGTAAAGCATATGATGAACAAAGATTTAGGTTTCAATGGAAATCAGATTTTTCAGATAAATTTCAATGAATTCAACAACGGGAAACCTTGGCTGAAATATGAAAGACTGAGAACAGAAATGGCTAAAATACCGGGTGTAGAAAGTATTTCTTTTTCAGAAGCGCCTCCGGGAAGCAACAATCAAAGCAGCTCGAATATGGATTATCTGAATACCAGTATTCAGGCTCGCCACGGTTCTATAGACTACAATTATCTTCAGTTTATGAATGTTAAACTTCTGAAAGGACGTTTTCTAAATCCTAAATTATCATCAGATACAATTGACAATGCATTGGTTAATGAAGCATTTTTGAGAAAGTTCGGATGGACCAATGAGCAGGCAATGAAAAGGGAAGTCAGACCGGGATTCGATAACAAGCCTTACCATATCATAGGAATTGTGAAAGATTTCAACATCAGAAGTTTGAAAAGCGAAGTAGAGCCGATGATATTCTTCCACTACAGAGAAACCGAATGGAAACGATACAATGTAAGTAATATTCAATTAAAATTAAAAGCAAACGATATCGACGGAACTGTAAAAAGATTGAAAACCTATTGGCAGAATAATGTAGAACCGGGTTATCCATT encodes:
- a CDS encoding GIN domain-containing protein, yielding MQKLLLLLITMIIGLFLSTTTLKGNYFSNGIQKSETKTFNLSSFNAVKTSQAIEVEIIKSDEEKAVATSTHLSELKIEVKNKTLYIQYRPNVSLQNADTKVVVYAKELVKAEAGNASSIKVKSVFETAEQTFESNGSGRIVADSKASVVNINTDSAGGFSGKINTKNLNVDANSASSVKISGSADNAKINVDSASSVDAKNMNIQTAKATASATSSITLSVSKELTASASSLAKIRYKTLSGIKFSASRSSGGTIDSI
- a CDS encoding DUF4932 domain-containing protein translates to MKTLKMINKSILTLMMFLLAANLKSQSKVDVEFNPNIATYSIVEYLVAKHQGRLFYIDGKADISHLPLADLANREMEKYDNSKIIKAMQDYLQVAGQQQDLTYQVLLKHNIFPAKGYAYQIEENDSAKKEAVEKFAEQLREFYIERNLGKFFKDQSHFLEGAKKEVRKNIPAGYMAKMEQYYGEKFLAYRFWINPLDIMPNISVFWHGNGPMIKSDKGQIANMISSPYLPLEKKNNIRDYKEFGFDHPETLNFLITHEFGHSFVNQHLGSYEDRINKSSNLMSEALVDKMAMHGYSYWPSCVAEHIVRTGEIRIALADGNQKLAENLRKQHMNDYSFVLIPEFEKKMEVYENNRKKYQSFKEFVPELLNVLDETSVEKVRTKLGLSNVKYEVNLTVNVPENSGDVYITGNQSSIGNWNPNVIKLNKTGETTRQITFKTYPDLKFKLTKGSWETEGEIDVIEEGKDVSLSLDKNTSLNYTVKNWKQ
- a CDS encoding aspartyl protease family protein, translated to MQNRLLFLITVIIGLFVKGQSIDFKWEKDSINGKLVDKIAMSVPFTIENKTYRFQFDLGANTTLIYDKCFEKTEFIKNKKVEEAMEAAGHKVFTVDHQNFSVGKLKIENYKLNGLLNFEQEEACGVVGADLFQNKYLIIDFPNQKITVSEQLKTTKKIDLVDIKIINNKPILPVEIDGKVYHFQYDTGASIFPIVSYKKNFQDLIDSSKIIENFNIRNFNNPLVVKAIETNKNVIIGKSSFSTKEFWFTDEDYFSFEQQGLDGVMGNVFFLDKTIVIDFKNKKFGIII
- a CDS encoding ABC transporter ATP-binding protein; this translates as MINIQNLSKVYKTEDVQTNALNNVSLQIKEGEFVAIMGPSGCGKSTFLNILGLLDSASSGSYQFESVETIGTSEKKKSEIRKKNIGFIFQNFNLIDELTVYENIELPLIYNGVSSSERKRRVEEIMEKINIAHRAKHYPQQLSGGQQQRAAVARALVTRPKLILADEPTGNLDSSNGNEVMNLLAELHREGSTIAMVTHSSYDAGYASRIVNMKDGEIFSEEHSSQRKDVFEKADAKNFE
- a CDS encoding ABC transporter permease; the encoded protein is MFKNWLKIAFINYKKNWLSTIINLFGLTIGLTGFMLILMHWNDEESFEKWNPKKDDIYYFQTYYKKDNVYGGAISIPLAENALKRISEIEDYVLMNGSDMSYKMTTKHTTAYQKGGMSVTENFFNLFPFKLVAGSYKDVLKNDNNIAISNVVAKNLFGKTDVAGETIKINTTDYIVTAVYELPTGNSQMKPDFVYKPAEQIKNDKEAWGNFNYASFFLLKKGADPRSFEKKFLDIIMLRAKINSKGSGMTPQQFIDTYGPTDTLLTPLDKIKLHSESTWFGKPDFKSLMILFTLSVLIVILSAINFINLKTAQASQRAKEIGVRKAIGSTKSSLVLQFLMETFLICFASYLLSLALTEILLPSLNKFYNKEIVMNDWHIYFYSLVMVVLVTIISGLIPALYLSNFKAIETLKGNFARSRNGVWLRNGILTLQLIISSFFIIGGLIVNQQVKHMMNKDLGFNGNQIFQINFNEFNNGKPWLKYERLRTEMAKIPGVESISFSEAPPGSNNQSSSNMDYLNTSIQARHGSIDYNYLQFMNVKLLKGRFLNPKLSSDTIDNALVNEAFLRKFGWTNEQAMKREVRPGFDNKPYHIIGIVKDFNIRSLKSEVEPMIFFHYRETEWKRYNVSNIQLKLKANDIDGTVKRLKTYWQNNVEPGYPFNSYFIDKQFAKTFETYQKQQTLFTILNAMVLMVALLGLFALSSLMIEQKLKDVAIRKTLGASDGTLIFGLTKQFLWITLIAVLISIPISYYLMNEWLKDFAYRIDMPVFPFILSMILLLILTFAVVSIKAYQATKVNLVKYLKYE